The Thiogranum longum genome includes a region encoding these proteins:
- a CDS encoding IS110 family transposase — MPKSSTLFVGMDVHKETIDVAIATNRLNGKVRHYGQIYNRIDAIDKLVAKLKREASTLKFVYEAGPCGFGLYRHLTRKQHQCAVVAPSLIPKKPGDRVKTDRRDALRLAQLYRAGDLAPVYVPDVDDEAIRDLSRAREDAMLDQKAARQRLKSFLLRHAIRYEGRADWNEAHLRWLTEVIMPTPAQQIVFQEYVNTITERTHRIERLERMLKEHVKNWHFAPLVSALQALRGVRFINAVTFIAELGDLTRFDNPRQLMCFLGLVPSQYSSGERIRLGPITKSGNRHARRILIEAAWAYRYQAKVSREIQLRQENLPIRIREIAWKAQVRLCARYRKLVGRGKNKNVVVTAIARELAAFIWDIAHHVHLKQVH, encoded by the coding sequence ATGCCCAAATCTAGCACACTCTTCGTCGGAATGGATGTTCATAAGGAAACCATCGATGTAGCTATCGCCACGAATCGTCTCAATGGCAAGGTCCGCCACTACGGGCAGATATACAACCGCATCGATGCCATCGATAAACTCGTGGCCAAACTCAAGCGTGAGGCCTCTACTCTGAAGTTCGTCTACGAGGCCGGTCCTTGCGGCTTCGGCCTCTACCGACACCTCACACGCAAGCAGCACCAGTGCGCGGTGGTTGCGCCCTCCCTCATTCCCAAAAAACCCGGTGACCGGGTCAAAACCGACCGTCGTGACGCCCTGCGCCTGGCTCAACTCTATCGAGCCGGGGATCTGGCACCGGTCTACGTGCCCGATGTCGATGACGAGGCGATCCGTGATCTATCCCGTGCACGTGAGGACGCCATGCTCGATCAAAAAGCCGCCCGCCAACGCCTCAAGTCCTTTCTGCTACGTCATGCGATCCGATATGAAGGCCGGGCTGACTGGAACGAGGCTCATCTGCGCTGGCTCACCGAAGTCATCATGCCCACACCGGCGCAGCAAATCGTCTTCCAGGAATACGTCAACACCATTACCGAACGCACGCATCGTATCGAACGCCTGGAGCGTATGCTCAAAGAACACGTCAAAAACTGGCACTTCGCGCCGCTGGTCAGCGCACTTCAAGCCCTGCGTGGGGTGCGCTTTATCAATGCAGTCACCTTCATCGCTGAACTCGGCGATCTGACCCGATTCGATAATCCTCGCCAGCTGATGTGTTTTCTGGGACTGGTGCCGTCGCAATACTCCTCCGGTGAACGCATTCGGCTTGGACCCATTACCAAAAGCGGCAACCGGCATGCCAGACGTATTCTCATCGAGGCTGCCTGGGCGTATCGATACCAGGCCAAGGTCAGTCGTGAAATCCAGCTGCGCCAGGAAAACCTGCCAATCAGGATCCGTGAGATCGCCTGGAAGGCGCAAGTACGCCTCTGTGCCCGTTACCGCAAGCTTGTCGGGCGTGGCAAAAACAAAAACGTCGTCGTAACCGCCATCGCCCGTGAACTGGCAGCCTTCATTTGGGACATCGCACACCACGTACACCTAAAGCAGGTTCACTAG
- the dauA gene encoding C4-dicarboxylic acid transporter DauA, translating to MFSALRVSLKTDRSLESVQANILAGLTVGVIALPLSMALAIASGVAPQYGLYTAVISGIVIALTGGSRVNIPGPTAAFVVVLLPIVQHYGLGGLLMSGFMAGFILILMGLSRFGALIEVVPYPVTIGFTAGIGVVIGTIQIKDFLGLNIESLGEHYTDKVVTLFHALPTLSWEESIVGIFTLAILIVWPRLKSRIPGHLVALFVASVLVAVVAGLSSDFSVATIGSRFHYTIDGVLHGGIPPVLPGFEWPWDQPGADGNPIGLSFDIVHSLVGAALTIAVLGAIESLLCAVAADGMSGQKHNPNDELIGQGIGNMIVPLFGGIPATAAIARTAASVRAGGSSPLASVVHALFILASIVFLAKYLAYIPMASIAALLLMVAWNMSEAKHFFRIVKIAPRDDVITLLTCFLLTVFFDMVIAVGVGMGLAAMLFIRRSIQLTRVDALDHEEAAIHHDEPLPRDVAIYEINGPLFFGSAQKALSEISLIAPEVRVVILDMSKVSMLDMSAIVAMESIVKDFESQERCLIINALQPRMILKLRRAGVRRKKGAIGFSRSIRDALEMMKGCQV from the coding sequence ATGTTTTCCGCGCTCAGAGTGTCCCTGAAAACCGACCGTTCCCTGGAGAGTGTACAGGCCAATATTCTGGCCGGACTGACGGTTGGCGTGATTGCCCTGCCTCTTTCAATGGCACTGGCGATTGCCAGTGGTGTAGCGCCACAGTATGGGTTGTATACGGCGGTGATATCGGGGATTGTCATTGCGCTGACCGGCGGGTCGCGCGTCAACATACCGGGCCCAACAGCAGCATTCGTTGTCGTGCTGCTGCCCATTGTCCAGCATTACGGGCTTGGCGGTCTGCTAATGAGCGGGTTTATGGCCGGCTTCATACTCATACTCATGGGGCTGTCGCGTTTTGGCGCATTGATCGAGGTGGTGCCTTACCCGGTGACCATCGGTTTTACCGCCGGGATCGGGGTCGTAATCGGAACGATACAGATCAAGGATTTTCTGGGGCTGAATATTGAATCTCTTGGCGAGCACTATACTGACAAAGTGGTGACACTGTTCCACGCTTTACCTACGCTGAGCTGGGAAGAATCCATCGTCGGTATTTTTACATTGGCAATACTGATTGTATGGCCACGTCTGAAATCCCGTATTCCCGGGCACCTGGTCGCACTGTTTGTGGCATCGGTTCTGGTAGCGGTAGTCGCAGGTCTCAGCAGTGATTTTTCCGTAGCGACCATTGGTTCACGATTTCATTACACGATTGATGGTGTGCTCCACGGAGGTATACCGCCGGTGTTGCCTGGATTCGAATGGCCGTGGGACCAGCCAGGCGCTGACGGCAACCCGATTGGTCTTTCATTCGACATTGTTCACAGCCTGGTTGGCGCTGCGCTGACAATTGCCGTGCTGGGCGCTATTGAATCCCTGTTGTGTGCCGTGGCCGCCGATGGCATGTCCGGCCAAAAGCATAACCCGAATGATGAATTGATCGGGCAGGGGATTGGCAACATGATTGTGCCGCTGTTCGGCGGCATCCCCGCAACGGCTGCTATTGCCAGGACGGCCGCAAGCGTGCGTGCCGGTGGAAGTTCACCGCTGGCATCCGTGGTACACGCGTTGTTTATTCTGGCGTCAATCGTTTTTCTGGCGAAGTACCTGGCCTATATACCAATGGCATCCATTGCGGCGTTGTTGCTGATGGTGGCCTGGAACATGAGCGAGGCAAAACATTTTTTTCGCATCGTAAAGATTGCGCCGCGCGATGATGTGATTACGCTTTTGACCTGCTTCCTGTTAACGGTATTTTTCGACATGGTGATTGCTGTTGGCGTTGGTATGGGTCTGGCAGCAATGCTCTTTATACGGCGCAGTATCCAGCTGACCCGTGTCGATGCACTGGATCACGAGGAAGCGGCAATACATCACGACGAACCGTTACCGCGTGATGTGGCCATCTACGAAATCAACGGCCCGTTGTTTTTTGGTTCAGCGCAGAAAGCACTGAGTGAAATATCCCTGATTGCTCCGGAAGTACGCGTTGTGATCCTGGATATGAGCAAGGTGTCGATGCTGGACATGAGCGCAATTGTAGCCATGGAGTCCATCGTAAAAGACTTCGAGAGTCAGGAGCGATGTTTGATTATCAATGCACTACAGCCACGCATGATCCTTAAATTGCGCCGCGCCGGTGTGCGCAGGAAGAAAGGCGCGATCGGTTTTTCACGCTCGATTCGTGATGCACTGGAAATGATGAAGGGTTGCCAGGTCTAG
- a CDS encoding ClpX C4-type zinc finger protein has product MKSFKVTYNNKTPVVIHPEGLNHMQVTVGGYCQNGDAAELSAWGYLSDDNAYTQYTWLKEAVEVSDLITIECIDSELGDEPVGVEEMGPVVPTCSFCQKTKEEVECLIEAKYKLAHICNECVDVCVGVAKKYKAER; this is encoded by the coding sequence ATGAAGTCGTTCAAAGTCACATACAACAATAAGACCCCCGTTGTTATACATCCCGAGGGGCTTAATCATATGCAGGTTACAGTTGGTGGTTATTGCCAGAATGGTGACGCTGCTGAATTATCTGCATGGGGTTATCTGTCTGATGATAATGCTTATACTCAATATACATGGCTTAAAGAGGCTGTAGAAGTAAGCGATCTTATTACGATTGAGTGTATTGATTCTGAATTAGGTGATGAGCCAGTTGGCGTTGAAGAAATGGGACCGGTTGTTCCTACTTGTTCTTTCTGTCAAAAGACGAAAGAGGAAGTTGAATGTTTGATCGAAGCCAAATACAAACTTGCACATATTTGCAATGAATGTGTAGATGTATGCGTAGGCGTCGCCAAGAAATACAAGGCGGAGAGGTAA
- a CDS encoding DUF2442 domain-containing protein, with protein sequence MSSQTLGENISQPEITNVSSHGVWILCGNKELFMSYEDFPWFKDVPVGKILNVEEVSPGHLYWPDLDVDIGIETIEHPERFPLKAK encoded by the coding sequence ATGAGCTCACAGACGCTTGGCGAGAACATTTCCCAACCTGAAATCACCAACGTTTCTAGTCATGGTGTGTGGATTCTTTGTGGCAACAAAGAACTCTTCATGTCATACGAAGATTTCCCTTGGTTTAAGGATGTGCCAGTTGGGAAAATACTTAATGTCGAAGAAGTGTCACCCGGCCATTTATATTGGCCAGATCTGGATGTCGATATTGGCATTGAGACGATAGAGCACCCAGAACGCTTCCCACTAAAAGCAAAATAG
- a CDS encoding IS91 family transposase — translation MEATLQSVFKLGYNRYKEHHGVSRDQHQAANAIMTCCCPELGYEEWVCRHDGYLEQQAHSCRHRSCPRCQGSTTQAWMDKTQARLLPCDHYHVVFTLPHELNEIWQYNREWSVDHLFRASAETLRQLLKDDRYLGADVGLLASLHTWGRTGSFHPHVHLLVTGGGLHAGQWRPLEADFLLPVGVLKAKFRGKWLSWLNAAYAQGELVLPSHWSDGDWRRVLRRIARKQWNVRIQGPYRHGSGVVNYLSRYLHGGPIKDHRLIEADASRVSFRYRDHHDGKEKLMMLKTDEFIHRVLWHVPVKGQHNVRYYGLYVPGARAKRDLIREQLNEQTGETVKPAEKRERLCPDCGAVLFPYRSTRREISYIRNRRSHEGSGSIVQQRVEADRIGLGCSPPGVGVVFLPRTRRLN, via the coding sequence ATGGAAGCGACACTACAGAGCGTGTTTAAACTGGGCTACAACCGTTACAAGGAGCACCATGGTGTGAGCCGCGACCAACACCAGGCAGCGAATGCGATCATGACCTGTTGCTGCCCCGAGCTTGGCTATGAAGAGTGGGTATGTCGACACGACGGTTACCTTGAACAGCAGGCCCATTCCTGCCGCCATCGGAGTTGTCCGCGGTGTCAAGGCTCAACGACACAAGCGTGGATGGATAAAACCCAGGCACGCCTGTTGCCGTGTGACCATTACCATGTGGTGTTTACACTGCCCCACGAACTCAACGAGATCTGGCAATACAACCGTGAATGGAGTGTGGATCACCTGTTCAGGGCTTCAGCGGAGACACTGCGTCAGCTGTTAAAAGACGACCGTTATTTAGGCGCCGACGTCGGACTTCTCGCCTCACTGCACACCTGGGGGCGTACCGGATCCTTTCATCCCCATGTACATCTTCTCGTGACGGGTGGAGGTTTACACGCCGGGCAGTGGCGGCCGCTGGAGGCTGATTTTTTGCTGCCTGTGGGTGTTCTGAAGGCGAAGTTCCGGGGCAAGTGGCTAAGCTGGCTGAATGCCGCCTATGCGCAAGGTGAGCTGGTGCTACCGAGCCACTGGAGTGACGGTGACTGGCGCCGTGTATTGCGCCGGATTGCCCGCAAGCAATGGAATGTCCGTATTCAGGGCCCTTACCGCCACGGCAGTGGCGTGGTGAACTATCTCTCCCGCTATCTTCATGGCGGGCCGATCAAGGATCACCGTCTTATCGAGGCGGATGCATCCCGAGTGAGTTTCCGTTATCGTGATCATCATGACGGCAAGGAAAAGCTTATGATGCTGAAGACGGACGAGTTTATCCATCGCGTGCTCTGGCATGTTCCGGTGAAGGGGCAACATAACGTGCGCTACTATGGACTGTACGTTCCTGGCGCACGTGCCAAACGTGACCTTATCCGTGAACAGCTGAATGAGCAGACTGGTGAAACCGTCAAGCCTGCAGAGAAACGGGAAAGGCTCTGCCCGGACTGTGGTGCGGTGTTATTCCCTTACCGCAGCACACGCCGCGAAATTTCCTATATAAGGAATAGGCGCTCGCATGAGGGTTCCGGTAGCATTGTGCAACAACGCGTTGAAGCCGACCGCATCGGGCTTGGGTGCTCCCCGCCAGGGGTCGGCGTAGTTTTTTTGCCCCGCACGCGGCGGCTTAACTAG
- a CDS encoding DUF4160 domain-containing protein, with amino-acid sequence MSPTVFRERGYRFFFFSREETRMHVHVYCGDGEVKYWLEPEIELARNHHLSRVQLRQIEQLIEEHYDELTDAWREHFPT; translated from the coding sequence ATGAGTCCGACAGTATTTAGGGAAAGAGGCTATCGATTTTTCTTCTTCTCACGAGAAGAAACGCGTATGCACGTCCACGTTTACTGTGGCGATGGAGAGGTAAAGTATTGGTTAGAACCGGAAATTGAGCTAGCGAGAAACCACCATCTTTCTCGGGTACAATTGAGGCAAATCGAGCAGTTGATTGAGGAACATTATGATGAGCTCACAGACGCTTGGCGAGAACATTTCCCAACCTGA
- a CDS encoding SPOR domain-containing protein yields MARTRRRTPVQRRRRSKGAPAWLWALLGLFGGLSIAYVTWLVMQPAGTDTTSKTRKALDKPVQHDTRDVRKTPGKPIPPPPRPRFDFYNLLPEMEVVVPEQEIRGTPTREGVKRVEQPGTYLLQAGSFPSHERADRLRAKLALLGLETRIQTVSVDGNRTWHRVRVGPYKNLADLNEARTLLKKNGIDAILIRLTK; encoded by the coding sequence ATGGCACGCACCCGCAGGAGAACACCCGTCCAGCGTCGACGCCGCAGCAAGGGCGCGCCCGCCTGGCTGTGGGCGCTGCTCGGCCTGTTCGGTGGATTGTCGATCGCCTATGTCACCTGGCTGGTTATGCAACCGGCTGGTACTGACACCACAAGCAAAACCCGCAAAGCGCTGGATAAGCCCGTGCAACACGATACACGCGACGTACGCAAGACCCCCGGGAAACCCATACCGCCACCACCCAGGCCACGCTTTGATTTCTATAACCTGTTACCGGAGATGGAAGTTGTTGTACCGGAACAGGAAATTCGTGGCACGCCAACGCGCGAAGGTGTCAAGCGCGTGGAGCAACCCGGCACCTACCTGTTACAGGCCGGTTCATTCCCCAGTCACGAACGCGCCGATCGCCTGCGCGCCAAACTTGCCTTGCTGGGACTGGAAACACGCATACAAACTGTCAGTGTTGATGGCAACCGCACCTGGCACCGGGTGCGAGTCGGGCCTTATAAAAATCTGGCCGACCTGAATGAAGCGCGGACATTGCTGAAAAAGAACGGTATCGATGCGATTCTGATTCGCCTGACAAAATGA
- a CDS encoding ABC transporter permease, whose amino-acid sequence MITLGLFDLSLAALLVVALALSSLRIYPEIAGQLTIAAIRTAIQLTLIGLVLKVLFANSHIVWVALLSLFMLAVAGREVMARQHRRFTGWWGYGIGALSMFISSFSVALFALIIVIGNQPWYEPQYAIPLLGMLLGNTMNGIALALDRLTSSASDQRDVIEARLMLGYSHQEAIADIRQQVFRTGLIPIINAMAAAGIVSLPGMMTGQILAGAAPVEAVKYQIMIMFLISGGAGFGTMAAMHFGVRRLFDDRLRLRLDRLSKTD is encoded by the coding sequence ATGATTACACTGGGCCTCTTCGACCTGTCACTGGCAGCACTGCTGGTGGTGGCGCTGGCACTGAGTTCCCTGCGTATCTACCCGGAGATTGCCGGACAACTGACAATTGCCGCCATACGTACGGCTATCCAGCTCACACTGATCGGGCTAGTGCTGAAAGTGCTGTTTGCCAACAGTCATATCGTGTGGGTCGCATTGCTTTCCCTGTTCATGCTCGCCGTGGCCGGCCGCGAAGTCATGGCACGGCAACACCGGCGTTTTACCGGTTGGTGGGGGTATGGCATCGGCGCGCTGTCGATGTTCATTTCGTCTTTCTCTGTGGCATTGTTTGCGCTCATTATCGTGATTGGTAACCAGCCCTGGTACGAGCCGCAGTACGCGATACCCTTGTTGGGGATGTTGCTTGGCAACACCATGAACGGCATCGCCCTGGCACTGGACCGCCTGACCAGCTCTGCCAGTGACCAGCGTGACGTGATCGAGGCGCGCTTGATGCTGGGCTACAGCCACCAGGAAGCGATTGCCGATATTCGGCAGCAGGTGTTTCGCACAGGACTGATACCCATAATCAACGCCATGGCCGCGGCAGGCATCGTCAGCCTGCCGGGTATGATGACCGGTCAGATACTCGCCGGCGCAGCACCGGTGGAAGCCGTTAAATACCAGATCATGATCATGTTTCTGATTTCAGGCGGGGCAGGGTTTGGCACTATGGCAGCAATGCACTTTGGTGTACGGCGGTTGTTTGATGACCGTCTGCGCCTGCGACTTGACCGTCTGAGCAAGACTGACTGA
- the speE gene encoding polyamine aminopropyltransferase has translation MNLPDNTQWFTEICEAHGSALSFRIRRKLHEEKTAFQHIEIFETTDFGNLMVIDGFIMLTSRDNFLYHEMMSHPALFTHPSPKRVVIIGGGDCGTLREVLKHKGVEHALQVEIDERVTRLSEQYFPELCESNRDPRAEFLFDDGIQWMKAAKPGSVDVVIVDSTDPVGPAKGLFSEDFYHSCHRALGNTGLIVQQSESPLLHYNSIIQPMHRAMQSAGFSHTHTLPFPQPCYPSGWWSATLGCNRALNRFREADAENPGFRTQYYTRAMHQSALAMPAFFRAGNT, from the coding sequence ATGAATCTGCCTGACAATACACAATGGTTTACTGAAATCTGCGAAGCACATGGCTCCGCCCTTTCGTTCCGTATTCGCCGGAAGCTGCACGAAGAAAAAACGGCCTTCCAGCACATCGAAATCTTTGAAACGACAGACTTTGGCAACCTGATGGTGATCGATGGCTTTATCATGCTCACCAGCCGTGACAATTTTCTCTACCACGAAATGATGTCGCACCCGGCACTGTTCACCCACCCGTCGCCGAAGCGTGTTGTCATTATCGGAGGTGGTGATTGCGGGACACTACGGGAAGTATTGAAGCATAAAGGTGTCGAGCACGCGCTGCAGGTGGAAATCGATGAACGAGTGACTCGCCTGTCAGAGCAATACTTCCCGGAATTATGCGAGTCCAACCGCGACCCGCGCGCCGAGTTCCTGTTCGACGACGGCATCCAGTGGATGAAGGCGGCCAAACCTGGCAGCGTCGATGTCGTGATTGTCGACAGCACAGACCCCGTTGGCCCGGCCAAAGGGTTGTTCAGCGAAGATTTCTACCACAGCTGCCACCGCGCACTGGGGAATACAGGGCTGATCGTACAGCAAAGCGAGTCACCCCTGCTGCATTACAACAGCATCATCCAGCCCATGCATCGAGCCATGCAATCTGCCGGATTCAGCCACACCCACACCCTGCCTTTTCCTCAGCCCTGCTACCCGTCTGGCTGGTGGTCAGCGACCCTTGGCTGCAATCGGGCACTGAACCGGTTCAGGGAAGCGGATGCAGAAAATCCGGGCTTCAGGACGCAGTACTACACGCGCGCCATGCACCAGAGCGCACTGGCAATGCCGGCCTTTTTCCGGGCAGGTAATACTTGA
- the speA gene encoding biosynthetic arginine decarboxylase, with translation MSEQTIEAARRRYNLPGWSNGYFDVNEQGHLFASVPYQCQEARVDLYALSQEIRAAGLRLPVLVRCTDLLHHRVASLCAAFRRAMHHHDYSAEYTAVYPVKVNQQFSVVHHILNTESAEVGLEAGSKPELMAVLGLSKPGSVVVCNGYKDREYIRLALMGHRLGLRIYLVVEKLSELDLVIEQAAELKVQPLLGVRVRMASIGVGNWQNTGGAKSKFGLRTSQVLEMVERLRSTDLLGQLQMMHFHLGSQLANIADIRTGVAEAARVFADLCALGATVNTLDVGGGLGVDYEGTASRSFCSMNYTLDQYAEAIVQGVSMVCEENDLPRPALMTESGRAITAHHAFMITNVIDTEQAPGEEPPSALQGVVPDVLKAMADLYDGLEHNAVLETWHEAGRALEDILESYNRGLLSLSQRAQGEQYYYAILQHLRYRLQPDRREHREVLDPLNEMLADKYFCNMSIFQSLPDVWALDQIFPIVPLHRLNEIPTRRTTLEDLTCDSDGRIDYYVDSEGIEHSLPVHAVKPGEEYLLGIFMVGAYQEILGDMHNLFGDTDAVDIEIQEDGSHRLSHAEKGDRVDELLSYVHFDPSQLLEAYRALISASGLDEAEAAQYNGEMEAGLSGYSYLQP, from the coding sequence ATGAGCGAGCAAACGATTGAAGCGGCGCGCCGGCGCTACAACCTGCCGGGGTGGAGTAATGGTTATTTTGACGTTAATGAACAGGGGCACCTGTTTGCGTCTGTCCCGTACCAGTGCCAGGAAGCCAGGGTTGATCTGTACGCATTGTCGCAGGAAATTCGTGCGGCGGGCCTGCGACTGCCGGTGCTGGTCCGTTGCACAGACCTGCTGCACCACCGGGTAGCCAGCCTGTGCGCGGCATTCAGGCGCGCCATGCACCATCATGATTATTCGGCAGAATACACGGCAGTGTATCCCGTCAAGGTAAACCAGCAGTTCAGCGTGGTGCATCATATTCTCAACACCGAGTCCGCTGAAGTGGGTCTGGAAGCGGGCAGCAAGCCCGAGTTGATGGCGGTGCTGGGGTTGTCAAAGCCCGGCAGTGTAGTTGTCTGTAACGGTTACAAGGATCGTGAGTATATACGGCTGGCCCTGATGGGGCATCGGCTTGGCCTGCGCATATACCTGGTAGTAGAGAAACTTTCAGAGCTTGATCTGGTCATCGAACAGGCTGCGGAATTGAAGGTGCAGCCCTTGCTGGGTGTTCGTGTGCGCATGGCCTCTATTGGTGTCGGAAACTGGCAGAATACGGGTGGCGCAAAATCCAAATTTGGACTGCGGACTTCGCAGGTACTGGAGATGGTCGAGCGTTTGCGCAGTACCGACCTGCTGGGTCAACTGCAGATGATGCACTTTCATCTGGGTTCCCAGCTGGCGAATATCGCGGATATTCGTACCGGTGTAGCAGAGGCAGCACGTGTTTTTGCGGATCTGTGCGCGCTTGGTGCTACGGTCAATACACTGGACGTTGGCGGTGGACTGGGCGTGGACTACGAAGGGACGGCATCGCGCAGTTTCTGTTCCATGAATTATACGCTGGACCAGTATGCCGAGGCGATCGTGCAAGGTGTCTCGATGGTCTGTGAAGAAAACGACCTGCCGCGACCGGCGTTGATGACCGAATCGGGTCGCGCGATCACTGCGCACCATGCCTTTATGATTACCAATGTCATTGACACAGAGCAGGCGCCTGGTGAAGAGCCGCCTTCGGCATTACAGGGCGTTGTTCCGGATGTGCTGAAAGCAATGGCAGACCTCTACGACGGACTGGAACATAATGCCGTACTGGAAACCTGGCATGAGGCCGGCCGGGCACTGGAGGATATTCTGGAGTCCTATAACAGGGGGCTTCTGAGCCTGAGTCAGCGCGCGCAGGGTGAACAGTATTATTACGCCATCCTCCAGCACCTGCGGTACAGGTTGCAGCCTGATCGCCGCGAACATCGCGAAGTGCTCGACCCGCTGAACGAAATGCTGGCGGACAAGTACTTCTGCAATATGTCCATTTTCCAGTCATTGCCTGATGTGTGGGCGCTGGACCAGATCTTTCCCATTGTCCCGCTGCACCGGCTCAACGAAATACCAACGCGCCGGACTACACTGGAAGACCTGACTTGCGACTCGGATGGTCGTATTGATTACTACGTCGACAGCGAAGGCATCGAGCACAGTCTTCCGGTCCATGCCGTCAAGCCTGGTGAGGAGTACCTGCTGGGTATCTTCATGGTTGGCGCCTACCAGGAAATACTGGGTGACATGCACAACCTGTTCGGTGATACCGATGCGGTGGATATCGAAATACAGGAAGATGGTTCGCACAGGCTGAGCCATGCAGAAAAAGGTGACCGGGTAGACGAGTTGCTGAGCTACGTGCATTTTGACCCGTCACAGTTGCTCGAGGCGTATCGTGCACTGATTAGCGCTTCTGGACTGGACGAGGCTGAAGCCGCACAATATAACGGTGAAATGGAAGCCGGTCTGAGCGGTTATAGCTACCTGCAGCCGTGA
- a CDS encoding ABC transporter ATP-binding protein — MIYRNRGSSLLIVEHLTCAVLQDISLTLKDAEPVCLSGASGSGKTRLLRAIADLDLNTGKVMLDNVVRESIDPQSWRRKVAYLPAESRWWAQTVGEHFRDPASVPFGRLGFDDQVKDWKVERLSSGERQRLAVLRLLENQPRVLLLDEPTANLDAQSTQRVETLIGEYISQAKAACLWVTHAADQIRRIARQRLLLENSHLKPAAVAE, encoded by the coding sequence GTGATATACCGGAATCGAGGCAGTTCATTGCTTATTGTCGAACATCTTACCTGCGCCGTGTTGCAGGACATCTCACTGACGCTCAAGGATGCAGAACCCGTGTGCCTGTCCGGCGCGAGCGGCTCCGGTAAAACACGCCTGTTGCGCGCCATTGCAGACCTCGACCTGAATACCGGTAAAGTCATGCTCGATAATGTGGTGCGTGAAAGCATCGATCCGCAAAGCTGGCGGCGCAAGGTGGCCTACCTGCCGGCGGAGAGTCGTTGGTGGGCGCAGACCGTAGGTGAACACTTTCGCGATCCCGCCAGTGTGCCGTTCGGGCGGCTGGGTTTTGATGATCAGGTGAAGGACTGGAAAGTCGAGCGTCTGTCCAGTGGCGAGCGCCAGCGACTTGCTGTGCTTCGCCTGCTGGAGAATCAGCCACGGGTGTTGTTACTGGATGAACCAACTGCCAACCTGGATGCACAAAGTACGCAGCGTGTTGAAACCCTGATCGGTGAATACATCTCTCAGGCTAAAGCCGCCTGCCTCTGGGTCACGCACGCCGCTGACCAGATACGGCGCATCGCCCGGCAGCGGCTGCTGCTCGAAAACAGCCATCTCAAACCGGCGGCTGTCGCAGAATGA